The region CGAGCCGCAACTGGCGTTGGCCGCTGGCGACCTGCTGCTCGTGGCTGGGCGGCGCGAAGCGATCGTGGCCGCGGCGGCGAGCCTCGGCGAAGAGGTGGCGGACGCCGGCTTCGGCCAGTTCATGGTGGAGAAACTCGACGTCGTGCTGACGCGCCGCGAGGCGCACGGCCTGACGGTTGCGCAGGTGCGCGAACGGGCGAAGCCGGAAGAAGGGCGCGGCGTCTATATCGCGGCCGTCACGCGGCTCGAAACCACGGTGCCCGCGCTGCCCGGCACCGAGCTCAATCGCGGCGACGTGCTGACGCTGGTGGGCGCGAAGGCCGACATCGAACGTGGCGCGCGGCGTCTGGGCTACGTGCTCCCCGCGACCCTGAAAACCGACTTCGTTTATCTAGGCCTGGGCGTGCTGGCCGGCATGGCGATCGGCCATCTCGGCGGACGCATCGGCGGCGTGTCGATCGCGCTCGGCACGGGCGGCGGCTGTCTGCTCTCGGGGCTGCTGTTCGGCTGGATCCGCTCGCGCCATCCGTTGGTCGGTTCCTTGCCTTCGGCTGCCGCGCAAATTCTCAAGGATTTCGGCCTTGCCACCTTCATTGCCGCCGTTGGGCTATCGGCAGGACCCGATGCCATCAAGCTGGTGCGCGAATACGGTCTGGCGCTGCCTGTCGCCGGCATTCTGATGGTGCTCGTGCCCGGTTTGCTGTCGCTCTGGATCGGCCGCGTGTTTCTCAAGCTCGAAACGCCCATGCTGCTTGGCGCCATTGCCGGCCAGCAATGCAGTACGCCGGCGATCAGCGCGCTGGTCGGCGTGACCGGCAATTCGACGCCGGTGATCGGCTACACGATCACCTATGCACTCTCGAACATTCTGTTGCCGTTGATGGGGCCGATCGTAGTCGGCCTCGCCGGGAAGTTCGGCTAGGCGGCCAGATGGACTGCGCGCGGCGTGGCGCGCGGTCGAGTGCATGCGGATGCCGTGAGGTCCGTATGCATATGCAGCACCCAGCACAAAGTACTCAGCATTGCAAACTATATCTAGCGAGGGCATGATGGAATGGCTACATCACATTTTTCAGAAATCACCCGAGATCGCGCTGTTTCTGTCGCTTGCAGCCGGCTACTTCATCGGGCAGATCAACTTCGGCAAATTCCAGTTAGGCGGTGTGGGCGGTTCATTGCTGGCCGCGGTCGTAATCAGCCAGGCAGGCGTGACGATCGACAACGGCGTGAAATCGGTGATGTTCGCCGTATTCATCTATGCGGTTGGCTACGACTCCGGGCCGGGCTTCTTCAACTCGCTGAACCGCAAGACGCTGCGTGAGATCGCGATGGCGGTGTTTCTTGCCGTCTCCGCGCTGATCACCGTGGTGGTTTGCGCGAAGCTGTTCCATCTGAACAAGGGCCTCGCAGCAGGGCTCGCGGGCGGCGCGCTGACACAGTCGGCGATTATCGGCACGGCCGGCGACGCAATCGCGCGTCTCGGTCTGCCCGTCGATCAGGTCAAGTCGCTGCAATCCGACGTAGCAATCGCGTACGCCGTGACCTACGTGTTCGGCTCGCTCGGCGCGATCATCGTCTGCGTGAACATCTTGCCGAAATTCATGGGGCAAGGGCTGCGCGAGGCGTCGATCGAAGCGGAGCGCGAACTGTCAGCAGGTTCGTCGTCACTCGGCGCGGGGCAGATTCGTGCATTACCCGAACTGGTGGGGCGTGCGTACAGAATCGATGTCAGCGCCGGGAAAACGGTCAAGGCAGTCGAGACCCTGCATCAGGACATGTTGACGGTCGAGCGGATCAAGCGTGATGGCAAGAACCTCGAGCCGACGGCCGACCTTGCGTTGCAACTCGACGACGAAGTGCTGGTGGTGGGCCGCCGCGAGGCGGTGGTCGCATTCGGCGCGAACGGCAACGAGATCGCCAACGTCGAGGACATTGGCGTCGTGATGCAGACGCGCGAAGGCGTGTTCACACGCAAAGGCATGAACCACACGACGATCGCCGCCGCACGCGAAGTCGTGGATCGCGACATGCGCCACGGCGTCTACATCCAGAGCGTCTCGCGTGCTGGCCAGCCACTGCCGATCCTGCCCGAAACCAGGCTCGAGCATGGCGACGTGATCACCTTCTACGGTTCGCCGAAAGACACCAAACGCGCCGTCGATGCCGCCGGCTACGAGCTGCCGTATAGCAACAAGACCAACTTCATCTATATGGGCGTCGGCCTCGTGCTCGGTCTGCTGATCGGGCTGATCGTCATCAGCGTGGGCGGCATTCCGCTCACGCTCGGCTCGGGTGGCGGCTGCCTGCTGGCCGGTTTGCTGTTCGGCTGGATGCGCGGCAAGCACCCGATGTACGGCGTGATGCCGACAGCGGCTTCGCAGTTGTTGAAGGACTTTGGTCTCGCGGCGTTCGTTGCGGTGGTCGGCTTGAATTCCGGCTTGCAGGCGGTCGTGACGGTCAAGGCGAGCGGCATGACGATCTTCCTGCTCGGCGTGTTCGTCACGTTGTTCCCGCTGCTGCTGACGATGCTGTTCGGCCGCTACGTGCTGGGCTACAAAAACGCGGCAATTCTGGCCGGAGCACTGTCAGGCTCGCGCAGCGCGAACCCGGCATTCGGCGGCGTGCTCGACAAGGCGGAAAGCGCCGTGCCGACCGTGCCGTTCGCGATCACGTATGCGATTGCGAACGTCGCATTGACACTGCTCGGACCGCTCGTGGTCGGCCTGGTTTAGCCTGGCTCAGTCTGGTCTGGCGCACACATTTATCGATCTCTGCACGCCGGCGTCAACTGAACGATCACGCGCGACGCCGGCGTCATTCACTTGCACATTGGAGAACGCATCATGGCAAAAGAGAAAAGCGGCAAGAAACAAGGCGACATGGCCCAAGCCGGCTTTGCGGCGCTCAGCCCGTTCGAACTCAAGGACGAACTGATCAAGGCCGCCGGCGGCGGCGCGGTAGAGCGTGCAGCTAACGCATCGATGCTCAACGCCGGCCGTGGCAATCCCAACTTCCTCGCGACGATTCCGCGCCACGGTTTCTGGCAACTCGGTCTCTTTGCGATGCGCGAATCGGAGCGTTCGTTTGCATTCATGCCCGAGGGGGTCGGCGGTTTCCCGCGCCGCGAAGGGCTCACGGAACGCTTCGATCTGTTCCTGCGCGAATACAAGGGCGTGCCCGGCATCGACTTTCTGCGTGGCGCCGTGTCGTATGTGCGCGATCAGCTTGGACTCTCCGCGGGCGACTTCCTCTATGAAATGTGCGAGGGGATTCTCGCGTCGAACTATCCGGTGCCGGACCGGATGCTCAAGTTGTCCGAACTGATTGTCGGGCAGTATCTGCGCAAGGAGATGATCGGCAACCACCCGTTTGTCGGCGAGTTCGACGTGTTCGCGGTGGAAGGCGGCACGGCGGCGATGACGTACATCTTCAACACGATGCGCGAGAATCACCTGATCAAGCCGGGTGACACGATTGCGCTTGGCTTACCGATCTTCACGCCGTACATTGAAATTCCGCGCCTGAACGACTATCAGCTGAACGTCGTGAATGTCGAAGCTGACGTCGCCAACGGCTGGCAGTATTCGAAGAAGGAACTCGACAAATTGCGCGATCCAAAGGTGAAGGCGTTCTTCCTTGTGAATCCGAGCAATCCACCCTCGGTGAAGATGGACACGCAGAGCCTTGAATACATCGCGGAGATTGTGAAGGAGCGCCCCGATCTGATCCTTCTGACCGACGACGTGTACGGCACCTTCGCCGACGACTTCGTCTCGCTGTTTGCGCTGTGCCCAAAGAACACGATTCTGGTGTACTCGTACTCGAAATATTTCGGCGCGACCGGCTGGCGTCTCGGTGTGATCGCGACGCATCGCGACAACGTGCTCGACAAGCTGATCGCCGAACTGCCGAAGGACACGAAGAAGCAGTTGCACGAACGTTATGAATCGATCACGACCGAACCGGAAAAGCTCAAGCTCATCGACCGGCTGGTCGCCGACAGCCGGACTGTCGCGCTGAATCACACGGCGGGTTTGTCGACGCCGCAGCAGGTGCAGATGGTGTTGTTCTCGCTGTTCTCGCTGATGGATACGCCCGACGCGTACAAGAACGCGTTGAAGCGCCTGATCCGCAAGCGCAAGCAGGCGCTGTACGAAGAGGTTGGCATTTCGTTCGAGGACAACGATCCGAACCAGGTCGACTACTACACGATTCTCGACATCGAGTTCCTCGGCGAGCGCATGTTCGGGCGCGAGTTCGTCGACTGGCTGCTGAAGAACACCGAGCCGTCCGAATTGCTGTTCCGCCTCGCGCGCGAAGCGCGCGTGGTGTTGCTGCCGGGCCGCGGCTTCGGTACGCAGCATCCGTCGGGACGGGTGTCGCTAGCCAATCTGAACGAGTCGGACTATCGGCAGATCGGCCGCGCGATGCGCAAGCTGATCGAGGAATATGTCGAGCGGTATAACGCAGCAACCGGCAAGAAGCTCGATAAGTCCAAGGTGAAGTGAAAAAACTTGCGCAATCGCGCGGATCGGTGAATGATCGGACGAACGGCCCCGCCAGTGTCATTGCTGGCGGGGCCGCTTGTTCCTTTGCGCCCTGACATTTACGTGCCGATCATGCCGACTTCATCCACATCTGCCGCACCCGTTTCCTACACTGTGCCCTGTCCGGTTGTCGAGTCGCTCGACGCCATTCTTCCCGAAGAGCCGTTGCTGATGATGGGCGCCGGCCCCGTGCCGATTCCCGCGGCGGTTGCCAAGGCTAATACGGTGGTGATCAATCACCTGGGCAGCACGATGGTGAAGGTGATCGGCCAGGTAAAGACCATGGCGCGCTACGTATTTCAGACGAATTCGAAGTGGGTGCTGGGGGTGGCGGGGCCGGGTTCTGCCGCGATGGAAATGGCGATCTCCAACCTCGCTTGGGAAGGCACGAAAGTGCTGAGCATCAGGAACGGTTTTTTCAGCGAGCGGATGGCGGAGATGGGGCGGCGCGTCGGCGCGCACGTTGCCATGCTCGACGTGGAGGACGGCACAGTAGCGAGCCTTGAAAAGGTCGCCGAGGCGATTCGCCGCGAGCGCCCGGAGATCGTCACGGTAGTGCAGGGCGAGACGTCCAATACCGTGTGGAACCATCATTTGAAGGACATTGCGGCGCTCGCGAAAGCAGCCGGTGCGCTGGTTATCGTCGACGCGGTGTGTACGTTGAGCACGATGCCGCTGGAGATGGACGCGTGGGGTATCGATGCGGTGATTACGGGCGGGCAGAAGGGTTTGTCGTCGATTCCGGGTGTTTCGCTGATCGCGTTTTCGGATGAGGCATGGGCGCGCGTGAAAGGCCGCACGGCGCCGAACGCGCACTGGTGCCTCGACGCGTCGCTTGCGGAAAATTTCTGGCACAACGCCGGCTATCACTACACGGCGCCGGTGTCGGGTGTGTTGGCACTGCACGAGGCGCTGCGTCTCGTGTGCGCGGAGACGCTCGAAAAGCGCTTTGCGCGCCACTTGAAGTGCTCGGTGGCGCTTCAGGCGGGGATCACTGCGCTGGGCTTGCAGCTCTATGCACCGGCGCCTTGCCGGCTGAACTCGGTGGTCGGCATCGTCGTGCCGGAGCGCTTGAGTCCTGCGGATATCTGCGGCCACATCTCGCGGCATCACCAGGTGGAAATCTCGGGTTCGTTCGGTTTGCCGATCGTACGTATCGGACAGATGGGCGAGCAGTGCCGGGAGCACAACCTGTTCAGAACCTTGCACGCGCTCGGGCGAACGATGGTGGACCTTGGCGTTAAGGTTGAGTTGCCGGCTGGCGTGGCGGCGCTTGAGCGTGGGTTGTCGGAAGGGAAGTGAGGGTTTTGCCTGTGGTGGCGGTTGTTTGTCTGCATGCTTGTTTGTGTTCAAGCAGACGCGAAAAATCAGGTCGCCGCAGGCGCATTGGGCGCCCGCGAATACCGCAGATACATCACCGCCGACAGCACGACCGCCATTGCTGAAGCCACTGCTGCAAACAGAAACACCTGTGCATATCCGAACTCCCCAGCGATATAGCCGGCCAATGGCCCGGTAATCCCCAGCGAGAGATCGAGAAACACCGAATAAGCCGACAAAGCCGCGCCGCGGCTAGCGGGCGGCACGAGCCCAACCGCTTCCACGCCGAGAGCAGGGAACACCAAAGCAAACCCAAACCCGGTCAAGGCCGCCCCCGCAAGGGCGATATGCGGCTCAGGCGCCAGCCACAACATCAACAGTCCGGCGCATTCAAACGAAAACGAAGCAATCGCGACCCGGAACCCACCGTAGGCCTTGATCGTGTTGGCGAACAACAGGCGCGCGCCAATGAACAGCGTGCCGAACACAGTCAACGACAAAGCCGCATTGGGCCAGTGCCGCGCGGCATAAAACAGCGTGATGAACGTCGCAATCGACCCAAAGCCGGCCGAGCCCAGTGCCAACCCGATCCCATGCGGCAGTACCCGCGTGAGCACGCTCCGGTACGACATCCGCTCGCCATGCACGATCGGTACCGGCGCGATGGGCCGTGCCAGATAAAAACCGAGCGCCGCCAGCAGAATCACCAGAATGCCCAACGCGGCGAACCCGATCGAGTGCGCAATCGCGACACCGAGCGGCGCGCCAATCGCAAGCGCGCCGTAAGTCGCGATGCCGTTCCACGAAATCACCCGGGCATTGTGGCTCGTGCCCACCCGGCCGATGCCCCACAAAATCGCGCCGGTGCCGCACAGGCTCTCGCCGAAACCGAGTACGAGACGGCTGCACACCAGCAATCCCAGGCTCAACACCGGCCAGCGCCCGCATAACACAGCCAGCAACAGCAAAATCCCGCTCGCGCCGCAACCCAGCAAACCAATCGACACCGTCCGCTTCGGCCCCAACGTGTCGGCCGAACGGCCGGCGAGCGGCCGCGATGCCAGCGTCGCCAGGTACTGCACGCTGATCGCCGCACCGGCCAGGATCGCGCTGTAACCCAGGTCGTCGTGGACGTAGCCAGGCAGCACCGCCAGCGGAATTCCGATCGTCAGGTAGCAAAGAAATGTGAAAAAGACGACCGGAATGATCTGGATAGTCGTCGCAAATTCGCTGCGAGGTGTCGCTGAGTCGGTGGACATGGGGAAAACGAGACTTGAAAACGGCGGGAAGGCGTGATTTTCCCATGGAACCGATTCCCCTGCAGGATTTGCTTAATAATTTCGGCGCCTAAAAAATGGTGCCGGAGCCCTATAGTGGTTCGTTCTCACCCTGCGCGAGCGGCCTTTTCATCCGCGGCGGATCAAGAGGCCTGGTCGATAGTGTCCAAAATTCAACAATTTTCACGAAAATGCCGCCAAACGGCCACGTCAACATAAGCTAATCGACTGGCAAACCCA is a window of Paraburkholderia phytofirmans OLGA172 DNA encoding:
- the aspT gene encoding aspartate-alanine antiporter, with translation MIGELLRSQPEIALFASLAIGYFIGSFRMGPIQLGGVCGTLIVALILGQTGARLAPDLKNIAFALFIFALGFTGGPQFFANIGRGWRYGLLSVVEIVSVLLLIMIAVFVMRLDAGTAAGLLAGAATESAVIGTASEAIAKLGFSDAETLRLQANIVTAYSVSYLFGLVTIVLFTSQFAPLLLRVNLRDEAERVWRKLGGDGAFGEGQRAAAPALVGRAFRAGKAAGGTIFAFEQTHGFNLTIERVRRDGADVPAEPQLALAAGDLLLVAGRREAIVAAAASLGEEVADAGFGQFMVEKLDVVLTRREAHGLTVAQVRERAKPEEGRGVYIAAVTRLETTVPALPGTELNRGDVLTLVGAKADIERGARRLGYVLPATLKTDFVYLGLGVLAGMAIGHLGGRIGGVSIALGTGGGCLLSGLLFGWIRSRHPLVGSLPSAAAQILKDFGLATFIAAVGLSAGPDAIKLVREYGLALPVAGILMVLVPGLLSLWIGRVFLKLETPMLLGAIAGQQCSTPAISALVGVTGNSTPVIGYTITYALSNILLPLMGPIVVGLAGKFG
- the aspT gene encoding aspartate-alanine antiporter; the protein is MEWLHHIFQKSPEIALFLSLAAGYFIGQINFGKFQLGGVGGSLLAAVVISQAGVTIDNGVKSVMFAVFIYAVGYDSGPGFFNSLNRKTLREIAMAVFLAVSALITVVVCAKLFHLNKGLAAGLAGGALTQSAIIGTAGDAIARLGLPVDQVKSLQSDVAIAYAVTYVFGSLGAIIVCVNILPKFMGQGLREASIEAERELSAGSSSLGAGQIRALPELVGRAYRIDVSAGKTVKAVETLHQDMLTVERIKRDGKNLEPTADLALQLDDEVLVVGRREAVVAFGANGNEIANVEDIGVVMQTREGVFTRKGMNHTTIAAAREVVDRDMRHGVYIQSVSRAGQPLPILPETRLEHGDVITFYGSPKDTKRAVDAAGYELPYSNKTNFIYMGVGLVLGLLIGLIVISVGGIPLTLGSGGGCLLAGLLFGWMRGKHPMYGVMPTAASQLLKDFGLAAFVAVVGLNSGLQAVVTVKASGMTIFLLGVFVTLFPLLLTMLFGRYVLGYKNAAILAGALSGSRSANPAFGGVLDKAESAVPTVPFAITYAIANVALTLLGPLVVGLV
- a CDS encoding bifunctional aspartate transaminase/aspartate 4-decarboxylase; this translates as MAKEKSGKKQGDMAQAGFAALSPFELKDELIKAAGGGAVERAANASMLNAGRGNPNFLATIPRHGFWQLGLFAMRESERSFAFMPEGVGGFPRREGLTERFDLFLREYKGVPGIDFLRGAVSYVRDQLGLSAGDFLYEMCEGILASNYPVPDRMLKLSELIVGQYLRKEMIGNHPFVGEFDVFAVEGGTAAMTYIFNTMRENHLIKPGDTIALGLPIFTPYIEIPRLNDYQLNVVNVEADVANGWQYSKKELDKLRDPKVKAFFLVNPSNPPSVKMDTQSLEYIAEIVKERPDLILLTDDVYGTFADDFVSLFALCPKNTILVYSYSKYFGATGWRLGVIATHRDNVLDKLIAELPKDTKKQLHERYESITTEPEKLKLIDRLVADSRTVALNHTAGLSTPQQVQMVLFSLFSLMDTPDAYKNALKRLIRKRKQALYEEVGISFEDNDPNQVDYYTILDIEFLGERMFGREFVDWLLKNTEPSELLFRLAREARVVLLPGRGFGTQHPSGRVSLANLNESDYRQIGRAMRKLIEEYVERYNAATGKKLDKSKVK
- a CDS encoding pyridoxal-phosphate-dependent aminotransferase family protein — protein: MPTSSTSAAPVSYTVPCPVVESLDAILPEEPLLMMGAGPVPIPAAVAKANTVVINHLGSTMVKVIGQVKTMARYVFQTNSKWVLGVAGPGSAAMEMAISNLAWEGTKVLSIRNGFFSERMAEMGRRVGAHVAMLDVEDGTVASLEKVAEAIRRERPEIVTVVQGETSNTVWNHHLKDIAALAKAAGALVIVDAVCTLSTMPLEMDAWGIDAVITGGQKGLSSIPGVSLIAFSDEAWARVKGRTAPNAHWCLDASLAENFWHNAGYHYTAPVSGVLALHEALRLVCAETLEKRFARHLKCSVALQAGITALGLQLYAPAPCRLNSVVGIVVPERLSPADICGHISRHHQVEISGSFGLPIVRIGQMGEQCREHNLFRTLHALGRTMVDLGVKVELPAGVAALERGLSEGK
- a CDS encoding MFS transporter, with the protein product MSTDSATPRSEFATTIQIIPVVFFTFLCYLTIGIPLAVLPGYVHDDLGYSAILAGAAISVQYLATLASRPLAGRSADTLGPKRTVSIGLLGCGASGILLLLAVLCGRWPVLSLGLLVCSRLVLGFGESLCGTGAILWGIGRVGTSHNARVISWNGIATYGALAIGAPLGVAIAHSIGFAALGILVILLAALGFYLARPIAPVPIVHGERMSYRSVLTRVLPHGIGLALGSAGFGSIATFITLFYAARHWPNAALSLTVFGTLFIGARLLFANTIKAYGGFRVAIASFSFECAGLLMLWLAPEPHIALAGAALTGFGFALVFPALGVEAVGLVPPASRGAALSAYSVFLDLSLGITGPLAGYIAGEFGYAQVFLFAAVASAMAVVLSAVMYLRYSRAPNAPAAT